A single region of the Devosia sp. FJ2-5-3 genome encodes:
- a CDS encoding integration host factor subunit beta yields MIKSELVEKLAAENPHLFQRDIENIVNAILDEIGDAMARGDRVELRGFGAFSVKNRPARVGRNPRTGEQVDVGEKYVPQFKAGKEIRERLNRS; encoded by the coding sequence ATGATCAAGTCGGAACTTGTCGAGAAGCTCGCTGCGGAAAACCCGCATCTTTTCCAGCGTGATATCGAGAACATCGTCAATGCGATACTGGACGAGATCGGCGATGCCATGGCACGCGGCGATCGCGTCGAGCTGCGCGGGTTTGGAGCCTTCTCGGTGAAGAACCGGCCCGCTCGCGTCGGACGCAATCCGCGCACGGGCGAGCAGGTCGATGTGGGCGAGAAATACGTGCCGCAATTCAAGGCCGGCAAGGAGATTCGCGAGCGTCTGAACCGCTCCTGA
- the sppA gene encoding signal peptide peptidase SppA, producing the protein MTDPAPQIHSSAHEALAADRFRRSRGRWRLIAFLAAAIAILAIAGRFLLPGEASGERIARVTISGTIGTDAQRVKLLEELGDDDKVKAVIVAINSPGGTTAGGEELYEDLRRLSEVKPTVAVIRELGASAAYMTALGTDHIFARRLSIVGSIGVLYQHINAGKLLDTIGIDLDKVASGPLKAEPDFNEPMSPEVRSSIGALVGDSFDWFVDIVAERRNMEPSRARTLADGRIVTGRVGVEVGLIDAIGGEREALLWLESEHGIDKDLNIAQAWPLPSGNYGWLADFVSGSARTILGLEGRGPVVLDGLVSLWQVEPIP; encoded by the coding sequence GTGACCGATCCTGCTCCTCAAATCCATTCCTCCGCTCACGAGGCCCTGGCCGCGGACCGCTTCCGCCGTTCCCGCGGGCGCTGGCGCCTGATTGCCTTTCTGGCTGCCGCCATCGCCATCCTCGCGATCGCCGGGCGCTTCCTGCTGCCTGGCGAAGCGAGCGGCGAACGAATTGCCCGGGTGACCATCAGCGGCACGATCGGCACGGACGCTCAGCGCGTGAAACTGCTCGAGGAACTCGGTGATGACGACAAGGTGAAAGCCGTCATCGTCGCCATCAACTCGCCCGGAGGGACCACTGCGGGCGGTGAGGAACTCTATGAGGATTTGCGCCGTCTGTCCGAAGTCAAGCCGACAGTGGCGGTGATCCGGGAACTCGGCGCTTCTGCGGCCTATATGACCGCGCTGGGCACCGATCACATCTTTGCGCGGCGCCTGTCCATCGTTGGCTCGATTGGGGTGCTCTACCAGCACATCAATGCCGGCAAGCTGCTCGACACCATCGGCATCGATCTCGACAAGGTCGCCTCCGGTCCGCTCAAGGCCGAACCCGATTTCAATGAGCCGATGAGCCCCGAAGTGCGGTCCTCGATCGGGGCGCTGGTTGGCGACAGTTTCGACTGGTTCGTCGACATTGTCGCCGAGCGTCGGAATATGGAGCCGAGCCGCGCTCGAACGCTGGCCGATGGACGGATCGTGACCGGTCGTGTCGGCGTTGAAGTCGGGCTTATCGACGCCATTGGCGGCGAGCGGGAAGCCCTTCTCTGGCTCGAAAGCGAACATGGCATCGATAAGGATTTGAACATTGCGCAGGCCTGGCCCCTCCCTAGCGGAAACTACGGATGGCTGGCGGATTTCGTTTCCGGTTCGGCTCGCACTATACTTGGTCTCGAAGGGCGGGGACCCGTAGTGCTTGACGGTTTGGTTTCCCTTTGGCAGGTTGAGCCCATCCCCTGA
- a CDS encoding GNAT family N-acetyltransferase, translating into MLHRDIAWRAMTGYDIDAVFDIANRVHPDFFEARAILAERQELYRNGCYLLEVSEKPAGYVLSHPWRLGSLPELNAPLGALPEGADSYYIHDLALLPLTRGLGAAGQIVAALTKHAKVMGLASMSLVAVNGSLGFWERQGFSVSDQPGLAEKLATYEGAARYMIKDLDQTSA; encoded by the coding sequence ATGCTGCACAGGGACATCGCCTGGCGCGCCATGACCGGCTACGACATCGATGCGGTGTTCGACATCGCAAACCGCGTCCACCCCGATTTCTTCGAAGCCCGCGCGATACTGGCGGAGCGCCAGGAACTTTACCGCAATGGCTGCTATCTCCTGGAAGTCTCGGAAAAACCGGCCGGCTATGTGCTGAGCCATCCCTGGCGCCTGGGCAGCCTGCCGGAGCTCAATGCTCCCCTCGGCGCCCTGCCCGAAGGCGCCGACAGCTATTATATCCATGACCTGGCGCTGCTGCCGCTGACGCGCGGATTGGGTGCGGCCGGCCAGATTGTCGCCGCCCTGACCAAGCATGCAAAGGTCATGGGGCTCGCCAGCATGAGCCTGGTTGCGGTCAACGGATCCCTCGGCTTCTGGGAGCGTCAGGGGTTTTCTGTCAGCGACCAACCCGGGCTCGCCGAAAAGCTTGCGACCTATGAAGGAGCCGCCCGCTACATGATCAAGGACCTCGATCAAACCAGCGCGTGA
- the rpsA gene encoding 30S ribosomal protein S1, which produces MAQQTVTKEDFESMLLDSFVDNDAAEGTVVRGKVVAIEKDLAIIDVGLKTEGRVPLKEFGQAGRDGTITVGSEVEVYVDRVENAMGEAVLSREKARREESWVKLEEKYNANERVEGVIFNQVKGGFTVDLEGAVAFLPRSQVDIRPIRDIAPLMNVSQPFQILKMDKRRGNIVVSRRAILEESRAEQRSEIVQQLEEGQVVDGVVKNITDYGAFVDLGGIDGLLHVTDIAWRRVNHPSEVLTIGETIKVQIVRINHESHRISLGMKQLQADPWEGIEAKYPINAKFTGRVTNITDYGAFVELEPGIEGLIHVSEMSWTKKNVHPGKIVSTSQEVDVVVLEVDPDKRRISLGLKQTLQNPWEAFAEKNPVGATIEGEVKNKTEFGLFIGLEGDVDGMVHLSDLDWQKSGEVALDDYNRGDIVKAKVLDVDVEKERISLGIKQLAADDLAETSAASGETGGLRKNAVVTTEVIEVNDGGIEVRIADSEVTAFIRRADLSRDRNDQRPERFSKGEKVDARVTQYDRKTGRIQLSIKALEIAEEREAVANFGSSDSGASLGDILGAALKGRDEK; this is translated from the coding sequence TTGGCACAGCAAACTGTGACGAAAGAAGATTTTGAATCGATGCTGCTCGACAGCTTTGTCGACAATGATGCCGCTGAAGGCACCGTTGTTCGTGGCAAGGTCGTCGCCATCGAAAAAGACCTCGCGATCATCGACGTTGGTCTGAAGACTGAAGGCCGCGTGCCGCTGAAGGAATTCGGCCAGGCCGGCCGTGACGGCACCATCACCGTGGGTTCGGAAGTCGAGGTCTATGTTGACCGCGTCGAGAACGCCATGGGCGAAGCCGTCCTGTCGCGCGAGAAGGCTCGCCGCGAAGAGAGCTGGGTCAAGCTCGAAGAGAAGTACAACGCCAATGAGCGCGTCGAAGGCGTCATCTTCAACCAGGTCAAGGGTGGTTTCACCGTCGATCTCGAAGGTGCCGTGGCCTTCCTGCCGCGTTCGCAGGTCGACATCCGTCCAATCCGCGACATTGCGCCGCTGATGAACGTTTCCCAGCCCTTCCAGATCCTCAAGATGGACAAGCGTCGCGGCAATATCGTCGTTTCGCGTCGTGCCATCCTCGAAGAGTCGCGCGCCGAGCAGCGTTCGGAAATCGTCCAGCAGCTCGAAGAAGGCCAGGTTGTTGACGGCGTCGTCAAGAACATCACCGATTACGGTGCGTTCGTTGACCTCGGCGGCATTGACGGCCTGCTGCACGTCACCGACATCGCATGGCGTCGCGTCAACCACCCGTCCGAAGTGCTCACGATCGGCGAGACCATCAAGGTCCAGATCGTTCGCATCAACCACGAGAGCCACCGTATCTCGCTGGGCATGAAGCAGCTTCAGGCCGATCCGTGGGAAGGCATCGAGGCCAAGTACCCGATCAACGCCAAGTTCACTGGCCGCGTGACCAACATCACCGACTACGGTGCATTCGTTGAGCTCGAGCCGGGCATCGAAGGCCTGATCCACGTCTCCGAGATGAGCTGGACCAAGAAGAACGTCCATCCGGGCAAGATCGTGTCGACCTCCCAGGAAGTCGACGTGGTCGTGCTCGAAGTCGATCCGGACAAGCGCCGCATCTCGCTCGGTCTCAAGCAGACCCTGCAGAACCCGTGGGAAGCCTTCGCCGAGAAGAACCCGGTTGGCGCCACCATCGAAGGCGAAGTCAAGAACAAGACCGAATTCGGCCTGTTCATCGGCCTCGAAGGCGATGTGGACGGCATGGTTCACCTCTCCGACCTCGACTGGCAGAAGTCCGGTGAAGTCGCACTCGACGACTACAACCGTGGCGATATCGTCAAGGCCAAGGTTCTCGACGTCGACGTCGAAAAGGAACGTATCTCGCTCGGTATCAAGCAGCTCGCTGCTGACGACCTGGCAGAAACCTCCGCTGCCAGCGGCGAAACCGGCGGTCTGCGCAAGAACGCCGTCGTGACCACCGAAGTCATCGAAGTCAACGATGGGGGCATTGAAGTCCGTATCGCCGACAGTGAAGTGACTGCGTTCATCCGTCGCGCCGATCTCTCCCGCGACCGCAACGACCAGCGTCCCGAGCGTTTCAGCAAGGGCGAAAAGGTCGACGCACGCGTCACCCAGTACGATCGCAAGACCGGCCGCATCCAGCTCTCGATCAAGGCGCTCGAAATCGCCGAAGAGCGTGAAGCCGTGGCCAATTTCGGTTCGTCCGATTCGGGCGCATCGCTCGGCGACATCCTGGGCGCTGCCCTCAAGGGTCGCGACGAGAAGTAA
- a CDS encoding (d)CMP kinase — translation MIIAVDGPAASGKGTLAAGLAAHYGLPHLDTGLLYRAVGLAVQGLEEGQDFVARAIAAARTLDAGTLGDRDALTTAEAGAMASKVAVIAEVREALFAFQRDFATRPGGAVLDGRDIGTKICPDADVKLFIQADSKARMERRARQLEGRGQVVDRYALYHQIEERDARDMLNPHGGFYKAADAHLLDTTQLSIEASLRAAIAIVDRTMALKAGGQ, via the coding sequence ATGATTATCGCGGTCGACGGCCCAGCCGCCTCGGGCAAGGGCACCCTTGCTGCCGGTCTGGCGGCCCATTATGGCCTGCCCCACCTCGATACCGGCCTGCTCTATCGCGCTGTCGGTCTGGCTGTCCAAGGCCTTGAAGAGGGCCAGGATTTCGTGGCGCGCGCCATTGCCGCAGCCCGCACCCTCGACGCTGGGACCCTGGGGGACCGGGACGCCCTGACCACGGCGGAGGCCGGCGCCATGGCCTCGAAAGTGGCCGTCATCGCCGAAGTGCGCGAGGCGCTCTTTGCGTTTCAGCGGGACTTCGCCACCCGGCCCGGCGGGGCCGTTCTCGACGGACGCGACATCGGCACCAAGATCTGTCCCGATGCCGATGTGAAACTCTTCATTCAGGCCGACAGCAAGGCGCGCATGGAGCGCCGCGCCAGGCAGCTCGAAGGTCGCGGTCAAGTGGTTGACCGCTATGCCCTCTATCACCAGATAGAAGAGCGCGACGCCCGCGACATGCTCAATCCCCATGGCGGTTTCTACAAAGCGGCCGACGCACACTTGCTCGACACGACGCAACTGAGTATAGAGGCGTCACTCCGTGCTGCCATCGCGATCGTCGATCGGACCATGGCGCTCAAGGCAGGGGGGCAATAG
- a CDS encoding TIGR02300 family protein — MANSERGTKRTDPDTGKKFYDLNMDPIVSPYTGKSYPRSFFDQLTSGKAVAARKIDDEDEVEEDEVEDAAAPELVSLEDADAEEAGGEEIPDVEDVVVDEELGDDEEDVFLEEDEDEDDGLGFNVGDDEDR; from the coding sequence ATGGCCAACTCCGAACGCGGTACCAAGCGTACCGACCCCGATACCGGCAAAAAGTTCTACGACCTCAACATGGACCCGATCGTCTCGCCCTATACCGGCAAGTCCTATCCGCGGTCCTTTTTCGATCAGCTGACGAGCGGCAAGGCCGTTGCGGCGCGCAAGATCGATGATGAGGATGAGGTCGAGGAGGATGAGGTCGAGGACGCAGCAGCGCCCGAGCTGGTCAGCCTCGAGGATGCCGACGCCGAGGAAGCCGGCGGCGAAGAGATCCCCGATGTCGAGGATGTCGTGGTCGACGAAGAGCTCGGCGACGACGAGGAAGACGTGTTCCTCGAGGAAGACGAAGACGAGGACGACGGCCTTGGCTTCAACGTCGGCGACGACGAAGACCGCTGA
- a CDS encoding alpha/beta-hydrolase family protein, whose translation MTETDVRAAAPPPTRLRRLRRFAGRRLDAVSTGGWLFGLLFAALSLTPSLIPRAYIVQGVLCGCAFAAGYGIGVFLEWLWNFLELRWPNRKVARWVGRLCAALCLVLVVSFLWFWTGWQNSIRVLMGEAPLEATQPVLVALLAVPPALVLIGLGTLIVHGVRLVSRWLARLIPPRVALVGAMMLIGLLTAAIGDGVIVRGVLYAADRFYGDFDRLSGITTPPPIDPLKSGSAGSVIDWDTIGMDARVYVQSGPNAADIAALTGKPAQDPLRVYVGLRSADTPQARAEMALAEMDRIGAFERSVLVLIMPVGTGWVEPAAIDTLEILHGGDVASVAVQYSYLTSWLSLVSEPDVGVETARALFRSVYDRWRDMPETARPRLYLHGLSLGAYSSAASSTLYDILDDPFDGALWVGPPFASATWRSTTANRDADSPIWRPVIGDGSAVRFANRGADLADANNWGPLRIVYLQYPTDPIVFFEPSLLYREPAWLSGERAPSVSPLLNWYPVVTFLQLALDMALAQTTPTGFGHVYAPQDYLDGWIAVTGSEDWSAAELDNLRTRLTRHGDRTHIEGGWFRK comes from the coding sequence ATGACCGAGACAGATGTGCGTGCGGCCGCACCGCCGCCGACCCGCTTGCGCAGGCTGCGCCGATTCGCCGGACGGCGACTCGATGCGGTCTCGACTGGCGGCTGGCTGTTCGGCCTCCTCTTTGCCGCTCTCTCGCTCACCCCTTCGCTGATCCCCCGCGCCTATATCGTCCAGGGCGTATTGTGCGGCTGCGCCTTTGCGGCGGGCTATGGCATCGGGGTGTTCCTCGAATGGCTGTGGAATTTTCTCGAACTGAGATGGCCCAATCGAAAAGTCGCCCGCTGGGTCGGGCGACTCTGCGCGGCATTGTGCCTCGTGCTGGTCGTTTCTTTTCTCTGGTTCTGGACCGGCTGGCAGAATTCGATCCGCGTGCTGATGGGGGAGGCCCCGCTCGAAGCAACCCAGCCGGTGCTGGTGGCGCTGCTGGCCGTGCCGCCCGCCCTGGTGCTGATCGGGCTGGGGACGCTGATCGTGCATGGGGTGCGCCTCGTTTCCCGCTGGCTGGCCCGGCTGATCCCGCCCCGCGTAGCGCTGGTGGGCGCGATGATGCTCATTGGCCTCCTGACGGCGGCGATCGGCGACGGCGTCATCGTGCGCGGCGTGCTTTATGCGGCGGACCGATTCTATGGCGATTTCGACAGGCTTTCCGGTATCACCACCCCGCCGCCCATTGACCCGCTCAAATCGGGCAGCGCCGGTTCGGTGATCGATTGGGACACGATCGGCATGGATGCGCGCGTCTATGTGCAAAGCGGCCCCAACGCGGCCGATATCGCCGCCCTGACCGGCAAGCCGGCCCAGGACCCCCTGCGCGTCTATGTGGGCCTGCGCTCAGCCGACACGCCGCAGGCACGGGCAGAAATGGCGCTGGCCGAGATGGACCGCATCGGCGCGTTCGAGCGGTCCGTGCTGGTGCTGATCATGCCGGTGGGCACGGGCTGGGTGGAGCCGGCGGCCATCGACACGCTCGAGATTCTCCATGGCGGGGACGTCGCCAGCGTCGCGGTGCAATATTCCTACCTCACGAGCTGGCTGTCGCTGGTGTCCGAGCCCGATGTGGGCGTCGAAACCGCCCGGGCGCTCTTCAGAAGCGTCTATGACCGCTGGCGAGACATGCCCGAGACGGCGCGGCCCCGGCTCTATCTGCATGGCCTGAGCCTTGGCGCCTACAGCTCGGCAGCCTCAAGCACACTCTACGATATTCTCGATGACCCCTTCGATGGCGCGCTCTGGGTGGGGCCACCCTTTGCGAGCGCGACCTGGCGGTCGACCACGGCCAATCGCGATGCCGACTCCCCGATCTGGCGGCCGGTAATCGGCGATGGTTCGGCCGTGCGCTTTGCCAATCGCGGCGCCGACCTTGCCGATGCCAATAATTGGGGGCCGCTGCGCATCGTCTATCTGCAATATCCCACCGACCCGATCGTGTTCTTCGAGCCAAGCCTGCTTTATCGGGAGCCGGCATGGCTCTCGGGAGAGCGCGCGCCTTCGGTGTCGCCGCTGCTCAACTGGTATCCCGTGGTCACCTTCCTGCAGCTGGCGCTCGACATGGCCCTGGCGCAGACGACGCCAACCGGATTCGGGCATGTCTACGCCCCGCAGGACTATCTCGATGGCTGGATTGCGGTGACAGGGTCCGAGGACTGGAGTGCGGCGGAACTCGATAATTTGCGCACCAGACTGACACGGCATGGAGACCGCACGCATATCGAGGGTGGCTGGTTTCGGAAGTGA
- the lptB gene encoding LPS export ABC transporter ATP-binding protein, with translation MGPGSHRRARRLHPRLPDPAPHRQCRGGQYQRPHQGRRIARQPGHRRLHLHGRLGRARHRGIFRPMSEDTASRPRIDQRGWLVAHGLAKRFGKREVVREVSLAVRRGEAVGLLGPNGAGKTTVFTMIMGLVRPDAGQIQLDGNDITRLPLFQRGKLGVGYLPQEPSIFRGMSVSDNIMAILENTVRNKAQRKERLQSLLEEFSITHLAKSNALALSGGERRRVEIARALAADPIFMLLDEPFAGVDPIAVAEVKALVRQLTQRGIGVLITDHAVRETLGLVDRAYVIHGGKVMIQGKPETISNDPDARRVYLGENFEF, from the coding sequence ATCGGACCAGGAAGCCACCGGCGAGCGCGCCGTCTTCACCCCCGGCTCCCAGACCCTGCGCCTCACCGGCAATGTCGAGGTGGTCAATACCAGCGGCCGCATCAAGGCCGGCGAATTGCTCGTCAACCTGGCCACCGGCGTCTCCACCTTCACGGCCGCCTCGGGCGGGCGCGTCACCGGGGTATTTTCCGCCCAATGAGCGAAGACACCGCGTCCCGTCCCCGCATCGACCAGAGAGGCTGGCTCGTCGCCCATGGCCTTGCCAAGCGCTTCGGCAAGCGCGAAGTCGTGCGCGAAGTCTCCCTCGCCGTCCGCCGCGGCGAGGCGGTGGGCCTGCTCGGGCCCAATGGTGCGGGCAAGACCACGGTTTTCACCATGATCATGGGGCTTGTGCGGCCCGATGCCGGCCAGATTCAGCTCGATGGCAATGACATCACCCGCCTGCCCCTGTTCCAGCGCGGCAAGCTCGGCGTCGGTTATCTGCCCCAGGAGCCATCGATTTTTCGCGGCATGTCAGTCAGCGACAATATCATGGCCATCCTTGAAAACACGGTGCGCAACAAGGCGCAGCGCAAGGAGCGCCTGCAGTCGCTGCTCGAAGAATTTTCCATCACCCATCTGGCAAAATCCAACGCGCTGGCGCTCTCGGGTGGCGAGCGCCGCCGCGTCGAGATCGCCCGGGCCCTGGCCGCCGATCCCATCTTCATGCTGCTCGACGAGCCCTTTGCCGGCGTCGATCCCATTGCGGTGGCCGAAGTCAAGGCTCTGGTCCGCCAGTTGACCCAGCGCGGCATTGGCGTGCTCATCACCGACCACGCCGTGCGCGAAACCCTCGGCCTCGTCGATCGCGCCTATGTCATCCATGGTGGCAAGGTGATGATCCAGGGCAAGCCCGAAACCATTTCCAACGACCCCGACGCCCGCCGCGTCTATCTCGGCGAAAATTTCGAATTTTAG
- a CDS encoding ribonuclease D, producing the protein MAIRLHRGDLPNLDNYGREVAIDTETMGLDPHRDRLCVVQLSPGDGSADVVLIPKDATEAPNLVKLLTDPGVTKIFHYARFDVAALQNRFGVVTGPVYCTKIASRLVRTYTDRHGLKDLVRELLNVDLSKQQQSSDWGAEKLSDAQLDYAASDVLYLHDLKRHLDRMLKREDRMELAQSCFDFLKTRCALDLLGWDETDIFAHS; encoded by the coding sequence ATGGCCATCAGACTGCATCGCGGCGATTTGCCAAATCTCGACAATTATGGCCGCGAGGTCGCGATCGACACCGAAACCATGGGGCTCGATCCACATCGCGACCGCCTCTGCGTGGTCCAGCTCTCGCCCGGCGATGGCAGCGCCGACGTGGTCCTGATCCCCAAGGATGCGACCGAAGCGCCCAATCTGGTCAAGCTCCTGACCGATCCGGGCGTCACCAAGATCTTCCACTATGCCCGCTTCGACGTGGCCGCCCTGCAGAATCGGTTTGGCGTCGTCACCGGCCCGGTCTACTGCACCAAGATCGCCTCGCGCCTCGTGCGCACCTATACCGACCGGCACGGTCTCAAGGACCTCGTCCGCGAACTGCTCAATGTCGATCTGTCCAAGCAGCAGCAGAGCTCCGATTGGGGCGCTGAAAAGCTCTCCGACGCCCAGCTCGACTATGCCGCCTCGGACGTTCTTTACCTGCACGACCTCAAGCGCCATCTCGATCGCATGCTCAAGCGCGAGGATCGGATGGAACTGGCCCAGTCCTGTTTTGATTTCCTCAAGACGCGCTGTGCGCTCGACCTTCTGGGCTGGGACGAGACCGACATCTTCGCCCATAGCTGA
- the metK gene encoding methionine adenosyltransferase yields the protein MARSSYLFTSESVSEGHPDKVCDRISDEIVDLIFREAKKVGMDPGQVRIACETLATTNRVIIAGEVRVPDTLLKRGKDGEIVHDAAGAPVVNPSKFKSAARKAIRAIGYEQLGFHWKNCKIDVLLHGQSADIAQGVDEAGNKDVGAGDQGIMFGYASRETPELLPAPIYYAHKILETLTEARKANNGPAGKLGPDAKSQVTVRYENGKPVGVTQIVLSTQHLDENLTSADVREIVEPYVRAALPESWITKDTVWHVNPTGKFVVGGPDGDAGLTGRKIIVDTYGGAAPHGGGAFSGKDPTKVDRSAAYAARYLAKNVVAAGLADRATIQLSYAIGVAEPLSIYVDLHGTGTVDEARLEKALGEVMDLTPRGIRSHLDLNKPIYAKTSAYGHFGRKPGRDGSFSWEKIDLVKALKAAVA from the coding sequence GTGGCGCGCTCTTCCTATCTCTTTACGTCCGAATCTGTTTCCGAAGGCCATCCGGACAAGGTCTGCGACCGGATTTCGGACGAGATCGTCGACCTGATTTTCCGCGAAGCCAAGAAGGTCGGCATGGATCCGGGCCAGGTGCGCATCGCCTGCGAAACCCTGGCGACGACCAATCGCGTGATCATTGCCGGAGAAGTGCGCGTGCCCGACACGCTGCTCAAGCGCGGCAAGGATGGTGAGATCGTGCACGATGCCGCTGGCGCGCCGGTGGTCAATCCTTCCAAGTTCAAGTCTGCCGCCCGCAAGGCGATCCGCGCCATCGGCTATGAGCAGCTGGGCTTCCACTGGAAGAACTGCAAGATCGACGTGCTGCTGCACGGCCAGTCGGCCGATATCGCCCAGGGCGTGGACGAGGCCGGAAACAAGGATGTCGGCGCCGGCGACCAGGGCATCATGTTCGGCTATGCCAGCCGGGAAACCCCCGAATTGCTGCCCGCGCCGATTTATTATGCCCACAAGATCCTCGAAACGCTGACCGAGGCCCGCAAGGCCAATAATGGCCCCGCCGGCAAGCTCGGCCCCGACGCCAAGAGCCAGGTGACGGTGCGCTACGAGAACGGCAAGCCGGTGGGCGTGACCCAGATCGTGCTCTCGACCCAGCATCTCGATGAAAACCTGACCTCAGCCGATGTGCGCGAAATCGTCGAGCCCTATGTGCGGGCGGCGCTGCCGGAAAGCTGGATCACCAAGGATACGGTCTGGCACGTCAATCCGACCGGCAAATTCGTCGTCGGCGGGCCGGATGGGGATGCGGGCCTGACCGGCCGCAAGATCATCGTGGACACTTATGGCGGTGCGGCCCCGCATGGCGGCGGCGCCTTTTCGGGCAAGGACCCGACCAAGGTCGACCGCTCGGCGGCATACGCGGCGCGCTATCTCGCCAAGAACGTGGTGGCGGCCGGTCTGGCCGATCGCGCCACGATCCAGCTCAGCTACGCCATCGGCGTGGCCGAGCCGCTGTCGATCTATGTCGACCTGCACGGCACCGGCACGGTGGACGAGGCCAGGCTCGAAAAGGCCCTCGGCGAGGTGATGGACCTCACCCCGCGCGGCATTCGCAGCCATCTCGACCTCAACAAGCCGATCTACGCAAAAACCTCGGCCTATGGCCATTTCGGCCGTAAGCCGGGCCGCGACGGCTCCTTCTCCTGGGAGAAGATCGATCTGGTCAAGGCGCTCAAGGCCGCTGTCGCCTGA
- the trmB gene encoding tRNA (guanosine(46)-N7)-methyltransferase TrmB: MTEHELPKTRSGEPRAFFGRRAGKKLHDGQQAIVDTTLPEVEIKLEGALDPKTVFPDAQRIVVEIGYGGGEHLARKAAEEPGTGFIGCEVYTGGIGKMVQAIDARGLTNVRLFTDDALKLLMALPEASLDAVYLLYPDPWPKTRHHKRRFVSPTTLAELARVIRPGGTFYFATDIEDYADWTLAHIVRAPEFAFEPGAPGSWHQPYPGWQPTRYEQKARREGRMVSFYFGFKRL, translated from the coding sequence ATGACCGAACACGAATTGCCAAAAACCCGCTCGGGCGAGCCGCGCGCCTTTTTCGGACGCCGCGCCGGCAAGAAGCTGCATGACGGCCAGCAGGCCATTGTCGATACGACACTGCCCGAGGTGGAGATCAAACTCGAGGGAGCGCTGGACCCGAAGACGGTCTTTCCCGACGCGCAACGCATCGTGGTCGAGATCGGCTATGGCGGGGGCGAGCATCTGGCGCGCAAGGCGGCCGAGGAGCCGGGGACCGGTTTTATCGGCTGCGAGGTCTATACCGGCGGCATCGGCAAGATGGTGCAGGCGATCGATGCGCGGGGGCTGACCAATGTGCGGCTCTTTACCGACGATGCGCTCAAACTGCTGATGGCGCTGCCGGAAGCGAGCCTCGATGCGGTCTACCTGCTCTATCCCGATCCCTGGCCGAAAACGCGCCACCACAAGCGGCGCTTCGTGTCGCCGACGACGCTGGCGGAGCTGGCGCGGGTGATCCGGCCGGGTGGGACATTCTATTTTGCCACCGATATCGAAGATTATGCGGACTGGACGCTGGCCCATATCGTGCGGGCGCCCGAATTTGCCTTCGAGCCGGGGGCGCCGGGCAGCTGGCACCAGCCCTATCCGGGCTGGCAACCGACGCGCTATGAGCAGAAGGCGCGACGGGAAGGCCGCATGGTGAGTTTTTATTTCGGCTTCAAACGGCTATAG
- a CDS encoding helix-turn-helix domain-containing protein, translated as MSVSSLPAGHNGNDMLSVKPGKWTLVVIVELREGTLRFSELRRAMGGVSQKSLTTTLRELERDGFISRRAYPTIPPRVDYMLTELGLELLELADGWRQFASRNRSAVEAARHRFDTSHDQFVFDAESDE; from the coding sequence GTGTCCGTCTCATCGCTGCCCGCCGGCCATAATGGAAACGACATGTTGTCGGTCAAGCCCGGGAAGTGGACGCTGGTCGTCATTGTCGAATTGCGCGAGGGCACGCTGCGCTTCAGCGAGCTGCGCCGGGCCATGGGCGGGGTGTCGCAGAAATCGCTGACGACGACGCTGCGCGAGCTCGAACGGGACGGCTTCATTTCCCGACGGGCCTATCCCACCATTCCCCCGCGCGTCGACTATATGCTGACCGAGCTTGGGCTGGAACTGCTGGAGCTGGCCGATGGCTGGCGCCAGTTTGCGTCCCGCAACCGGTCCGCGGTGGAAGCGGCGCGACACCGCTTCGATACCAGTCACGATCAGTTCGTCTTTGACGCCGAGAGCGACGAATAG